A window of the Lactuca sativa cultivar Salinas chromosome 5, Lsat_Salinas_v11, whole genome shotgun sequence genome harbors these coding sequences:
- the LOC111904808 gene encoding uncharacterized protein LOC111904808 encodes MLCNNCGKKGHLDRGCKNPSQTTDQASGASVGQACYGCGEIGHYKRNRPKAATTGNTGRVLAMGQGEAVPEPTIVSGMFLLDNSYACIRFDSGVERSFVSHAFKHFLKYKSQILTETFTVKMANGKKESTNDIFMGCTLTLNDHSFSMDLIPVSIKSFDIIIGVDWLSPNRADILYFKKSIRLNLSLDKTLVIYGDKLSSNLRNISCIKAQKLLRKECYAFLAHIINEKQEVKDLESIPKVYNFLDIFPEDLPGIPPERQVEFRIDLVLGATPVAKSPYPLAPAEMQELSS; translated from the coding sequence ATGCTTTGCAACAACTGTGGTAAGAAGGGTCACCTGGATCGAGGCTGCAAAAACCCATCCCAAACAACCGATCAAGCCTCTGGAGCAagtgttggtcaagcctgctacggCTGTGGGGAAATCGGACATTACAAGAGGAACCgccccaaggcagcaacaactggcaacaccgggagagtacTAGCTATGGGACAAGGGGAGGCTGTGCCTGAACCTACCATTGTTTCGGGtatgttccttctcgacaactcttatgcatgcattcgtTTTGACTCAGGTgttgaaagaagttttgttagtcacgCATTCAAGCATTTTCTTAAATATAAATCCCAAATtttaaccgaaacgtttaccgtcaAAATGGCTAACGGTAAGAAGGAGAGCACTAATGACATATTCATGGGTTGTACCCTTACTTTGAACGATCATTCATTTTCCAtggatcttataccagtctctaTAAAAAGCTTTGACATCATCATCGgcgtggattggttgagccccaatcgtgctgatatcctttatTTCAAAAAATCTATCCGTCTCAATCTTTCCCTGGATAAAACTCTTGTAATCTACGGTGATAAACTCAGTTCGAATCTTCGCaacatttcgtgcatcaaagcccagAAACTCCTACGGAAGGAGTgttatgcattcctagcccacaTCATCAACGAGAAGCAGGAAGTTaaggacctcgagagcatccccaaagTCTACAACTTTCTTGATATTTTTCCCGAAGATCTCCCGGGAATCCCTCCTGAACGccaagttgagtttcgcattgacTTAGTCCtcggagctactcccgtagctaaATCTCCATATCCcctagctccagcagaaatgcaggagctaTCTAGTTag